The DNA window GAATTTATGCGGCCGATATGGAATATATCCACATGATGCGTATTACCCGGGCATTCGGGCATATCCTTACGGAGAAACTCGGGCTACCAGCCGATATGTTTCCTATCGGGCTGACTAATGACATAAAAGAAAAAAATGATGCCCGCCGCATTTACGAGAATATAATGTATGGAGGTAACTTCGGGCGCCATTTACGATTTTCAACAAATCGCAAAATCCTGAAATTGCCAACTAAATTTACCTCTTTACTGCGTTTTGCCGATTCACAATGGAAGCAACAGATGGTAGATCCTCTTTCGGGCATTCGAGTACTTATAGGAGGTCTATTCCCCAATTCACATTAAACTGAAAAATTATGCCGCAGTTCTGTATAGCAAATCATCGCTTCAAGATATTGACATCCGATCCGTATTTCATGGACGCCATGTATCCGTTCACCCCTTTTCGGATATCCGACGACGACAGACCGGACAATGATTTTTTATTTATCTTGCACCCCGAAGAAAATCTCGATCATATCGATATCGATACATTAATAAGAAAAGCCGATACGCAAGTAAAGCATATCGGTCAAGTTTCTATTCTGGAAAATACGGATAAAAGTATTCTAATTCAACATACATCCGATAATAAGGACCTCTTATTACTTTGGGATAAAAACGACAATCATTTCTATTCCGACCTTTTATTAAAAGCCCCGCACGATCTGGCAAAATTGGATATGCAGATCATGCGTGCATTCAATTACGCAGCCCTTCGGGCCAATACTCTATTATTCCATTCATCTTGCATAGTAAAAGACAATAATGCCCGTCTTTTTCTCGGAAAATCCGGAACAGGTAAATCTACACATTCGGCTCTGTGGCTGGAGCATATACCAGAATCATATCTGCTCAATGACGACGTACCTGCCGTACGCATCTTACACAATGAAGTAATAGCCTACGGTACTCCCTGGAGTGGTAAATTGAATTGTTACAAAAACGAATCGGCTCCCGTTTCTGCATTTTTCAGATTATATCAGGGAAGAGAAAATACAATACAGAAGTTTACGGGGAAAGAAGCATTCATCCGTTTATATCCCTCTTGTGCTCCCGTATTCACCTGGTTTGAGGAAACTCAGGATCTGTATTGTAATTTCTTATCCGAGCTAATTACCCGTATCAAAGTATACGAAGTACATTGTCTGCCCGATAAAGCAGCGGCACTCATGACTTTCGATGTATCGAAATAACATTATTCTTTAGTTTTTGGAAACTTTACCGATAAAAATCATTAAACATACCCCCCCAATTCCCAGCGTCCACCAGCACCATCCAGGAACATGCTCCCGGTAAACTGTATCCCCTTTCACCGGGTAACCTACCGAATCATGCACAAAAAAATAGTAAACCTTCCCCGGTACTGTCACCGGTGAATCCTTAATATTAAGCGAATGTGACAATTTACCATTTATTACTCCGGCCCAGCTCTCTGCATACTGGTTTGCCAGATAGCTCACCGTATCTTCTGTCACTACGCTATCCCGATAGGGAACCAACTGCGTCTCCACCAACGTATCTGTTTCTTTTGCAATCTGTGTGCGTATTGTTGGAATATAAACCGTCCGAGTACAGGACACGGCAAACAAGAGAATAACAAGATATAACAGTCCCTTCATAATTTCAAGAATTCTCTCCGGTTATTACCGGCCCGATAACTCACATGAATCCACGTTAAATTACTTTCATCTATTAACTGGTCAAACTCCATATCACTTAATAAAGCCAGCAATTTGCGGTTTTCTTCCACAGTGCCACCCGTGATATCCGCCGCCTCACCTCTCAAATGCTGGCTCGTCGGTGTACCTCCTACAGCCTTATTTAGTATCGGGCTGCGATAACCGCTGTTCACCCTGATTGGCTTCCCATATCTTTCGCGCAAAGGGTCAAGAATCTTTTCTGCCAAAGTAGATAATCTCACTTTCACATCGCCCGGAGCCGTATTATCTATTCCTTTTTTACGCGCCGTATCACTTGCGCAAAGTTCCTGTATCGTAAAATATTTCATGATTTTCTTTTCTTTAAATAAGTCCATTATTCAATCAATAGTCGCTCGGAGGCTGTCGTTTATTGCAGCCTCTTATATCGCAACGTTTAATTTCAGCTTCTTTATACTCCAGTTCTTTCTCATGTAGCTTATGAATATAAGCTAATTTATCGGCTTGTTCTTGGCGTAACTCTATATATAACGCATCTATCTTGGCATCTCTTTGAGAAATACGTTCTTCCAGCCATGCCACTTGTTTTCGCTCGTTCTCGTTCTCTATACCGTCAACTGCAGCATCTTCTTTCCGTTCGTTCACTTTACGGGTAGACCAGAAAGTAACCAGCCATTCTACTGCTTTAAAACCGCCCATGGCTCCTAACACCGATAAAAGACTGTTCAGGTCCATAAATTTTTCACGAATATACCTCCAACAATACCTATCCCGTCAAAAAACAAATCCAGAAGACTATCACCGTACCTTTCAGGATATGCAATATTCCCCGATTCACGTCCCGCCGCCAACCCGACAGCCACTTCCCAGCTTCCTAAAGACACGATAAAACAAACCGCCAGATGCAGCACCTTATCTGGCACATGACCCGTCACCCAGTTATACAACCGCCTCATAACTCACGATTATTTCGGTTTCTGTCTCTTCATAAACTTCTTTTCCTTCTGAAACCTCCGTAACGTCCGGGAAAACTACAAGCTTATAACCATGCTCAAGCAAGGTTTCTGCATTCGGATTAAACACGTTCCCTATGTGACCGGGGGCGGGAATTAAAACCCCGTTTTCCAATTTTGCATACATAATAAAACCTCTTTTTATAATACTTCTTTCACTGTGATATTTTTAATAGTAAATTCCAACGGTGTATCATTATCTTCAGGATATACCGACAAGCTGCTTATAGATGACTGAATAGCCGTTATCCGTGCCGTAACGCTATTCTTATCCCCCGTTAATTGTATGGGAAAACTAATACCGGACAATACTATTATTCGGGTTAAAGTTTTGGCAATATCCGGCGATGTCCATTGCAGCGTAACATCATATTCTTTACCGGCTGTCGTCGGGATAGCAGTAAATGAATGTAACACATAGGTAGAACGCCCCTGAGAATCTTTCCCGGTTTGCCTGATTGTAAATGTCCCGTCCTGGTTATTCACAATCTCCGTAGCATCCCCGTTATTAACCGCCGCGCCGTTAAATGTCCTCACATATACGGGATTGTACGGATTCTCATAAACCAGTTTGGCATTATTCCTATAACCTAATTTTTCCAATTTCATACTTACCAATTTCACCTGAAAAGGTGCATTAGACGATACCAGATATAAATTTGCACTGCCCACCTGTGCCGTGCTTTCATTATTTAACTGGTCCCCGTATACCTGTTCAGATGACGTATATACGTAAAAAGGAGTAGTACGGTCGCTCCTTAAAAACCATACATTACATATATTTTTTTTGTTAGCCGTGTCCGTTGTCGGTTCAAACACTACGGTCAAACGATAATTTATCCCAAATTCAATTTCAATATTCTTTCCAAAATTTAGGCTAATAACCGGACGCGAACCGGGGCTTTCCGAAGCCGG is part of the Barnesiella propionica genome and encodes:
- a CDS encoding D-Ala-D-Ala carboxypeptidase family metallohydrolase, translating into MKYFTIQELCASDTARKKGIDNTAPGDVKVRLSTLAEKILDPLRERYGKPIRVNSGYRSPILNKAVGGTPTSQHLRGEAADITGGTVEENRKLLALLSDMEFDQLIDESNLTWIHVSYRAGNNRREFLKL